A section of the Girardinichthys multiradiatus isolate DD_20200921_A chromosome 5, DD_fGirMul_XY1, whole genome shotgun sequence genome encodes:
- the tefm gene encoding transcription elongation factor, mitochondrial isoform X1 — protein MNLVFKRRTMWVVRRFLSSVVQRGHYAGQPGLLLRPRHGSLPADLEMRHLQCTCCWRSQVPVAGFETLNAALTSSSPLSSEPCKEEHSRTTLDTCYTSEQRDTILQLLNNATSAELAGVKLLRGRKSLNIVDYRTKHGPFKTLESVVNVPLLKHKSAVIVFNSILNPEKKERKVRVQLAKFIRPEVDRSWLEDASSIVSIVCGTNKIAWAHVDRGMTVLEWQQMDCPNFLKGTYMASSYLNDVSSVVSVLPSADFYLIEKPSISVQNTTLFPVMAHMRTVEAMLFALLEPRISPPEPNIPPRVLNMIRIAVGRHFDLIVGEARTSGAQVVRQLMTESVTQKFPRINVPQELLAKYRNYFQMGSRRGGEELCDALLQAVAFYELLSESSN, from the exons ATGaatcttgtttttaaaagaaggaCGATGTGGGTCGTGAGAAGATTTCTGTCGTCGGTGGTTCAGAGGG GTCACTATGCGGGGCAGCCCGGCTTACTGCTCCGGCCTCGGCACGGCTCTCTACCGGCGGACCTGGAGATGCGCCACCTTCAGTGCACCTGCTGCTGGAGGAGCCAGGTCCCCGTGGCGGGTTTTGAGACCTTAAACGCCGCTCTCACCTCGTCCTCCCCCTTGTCGTCTGAGCCCTGTAAGGAGGAGCACAGCAGGACTACCCTGGACACCTGCTACACCTCCGAACAGCGGGACAccatcctccagctcctcaacAACGCCACCTCCGCGGAGCTGGCCGGCGTCAAGCTGCTGAGAGGCCGCAAGTCGCTCAACATCGTGGACTACAGGACCAAACACGGACCGTTCAAAACTCTGGAGAGCGTGGTGAATGTCCCGCTGCTGAAGCACAAGAGCGCCGTCATAGTGTTCAACTCCATCCTGAACCCCGAGAAGAAGGAGAGGAAGGTGAGGGTACAGCTGGCCAAGTTCATCAGGCCGGAGGTGGACAGGTCCTGGTTGGAG GATGCATCATCTATTGTATCAATAGTATGTGGAACTAATAAAATCGCCTGGGCCCATGTGGACCGGGGGATGACCGTACTAGAGTGGCAACAGATGGATTGTCCCAATTTCTTGAAAGGAACGTACATGGCTTCTTCTTACCTGAATGAC GTTTCCTCGGTCGTGTCAGTCCTCCCATCAGCAGATTTCTATCTGATAGAGAAGCCCTCCATATCTGTACAGAACACAACTCTGTTTCCTGTCATGGCCCACATGAGGACTGTGGAGGCCATGCTGTTTGCTCTGCTGGAGCCCAGAATCTCCCCGCCGGAGCCCAATATTCCTCCCAG GGTTCTCAACATGATAAGGATCGCTGTGGGACGCCACTTCGACCTGATTGTAGGGGAAGCTCGGACCAGTGGGGCTCAGGTGGTGCGACAGCTGATGACTGAATCAGTAACGCAGAAGTTTCCCAGGATAAACGTCCCCCAGGAGCTGCTGGCCAAGTACAGGAACTACTTCCAGATGGGCAGCAGGAGAGGAGGGGAGGAGCTGTGTGACGCTCTTCTGCAGGCTGTGGCGTTTTATGAGCTCCTCAGTGAATCTTCCAATTAG
- the tefm gene encoding transcription elongation factor, mitochondrial isoform X2, translating to MRHLQCTCCWRSQVPVAGFETLNAALTSSSPLSSEPCKEEHSRTTLDTCYTSEQRDTILQLLNNATSAELAGVKLLRGRKSLNIVDYRTKHGPFKTLESVVNVPLLKHKSAVIVFNSILNPEKKERKVRVQLAKFIRPEVDRSWLEDASSIVSIVCGTNKIAWAHVDRGMTVLEWQQMDCPNFLKGTYMASSYLNDVSSVVSVLPSADFYLIEKPSISVQNTTLFPVMAHMRTVEAMLFALLEPRISPPEPNIPPRVLNMIRIAVGRHFDLIVGEARTSGAQVVRQLMTESVTQKFPRINVPQELLAKYRNYFQMGSRRGGEELCDALLQAVAFYELLSESSN from the exons ATGCGCCACCTTCAGTGCACCTGCTGCTGGAGGAGCCAGGTCCCCGTGGCGGGTTTTGAGACCTTAAACGCCGCTCTCACCTCGTCCTCCCCCTTGTCGTCTGAGCCCTGTAAGGAGGAGCACAGCAGGACTACCCTGGACACCTGCTACACCTCCGAACAGCGGGACAccatcctccagctcctcaacAACGCCACCTCCGCGGAGCTGGCCGGCGTCAAGCTGCTGAGAGGCCGCAAGTCGCTCAACATCGTGGACTACAGGACCAAACACGGACCGTTCAAAACTCTGGAGAGCGTGGTGAATGTCCCGCTGCTGAAGCACAAGAGCGCCGTCATAGTGTTCAACTCCATCCTGAACCCCGAGAAGAAGGAGAGGAAGGTGAGGGTACAGCTGGCCAAGTTCATCAGGCCGGAGGTGGACAGGTCCTGGTTGGAG GATGCATCATCTATTGTATCAATAGTATGTGGAACTAATAAAATCGCCTGGGCCCATGTGGACCGGGGGATGACCGTACTAGAGTGGCAACAGATGGATTGTCCCAATTTCTTGAAAGGAACGTACATGGCTTCTTCTTACCTGAATGAC GTTTCCTCGGTCGTGTCAGTCCTCCCATCAGCAGATTTCTATCTGATAGAGAAGCCCTCCATATCTGTACAGAACACAACTCTGTTTCCTGTCATGGCCCACATGAGGACTGTGGAGGCCATGCTGTTTGCTCTGCTGGAGCCCAGAATCTCCCCGCCGGAGCCCAATATTCCTCCCAG GGTTCTCAACATGATAAGGATCGCTGTGGGACGCCACTTCGACCTGATTGTAGGGGAAGCTCGGACCAGTGGGGCTCAGGTGGTGCGACAGCTGATGACTGAATCAGTAACGCAGAAGTTTCCCAGGATAAACGTCCCCCAGGAGCTGCTGGCCAAGTACAGGAACTACTTCCAGATGGGCAGCAGGAGAGGAGGGGAGGAGCTGTGTGACGCTCTTCTGCAGGCTGTGGCGTTTTATGAGCTCCTCAGTGAATCTTCCAATTAG
- the atad5b gene encoding ATPase family AAA domain-containing protein 5b isoform X2: MKRNKLKRNKTTLSKEGPHHVQTAVIVVSDRQENPSAADSEEKKSSLCRGFKIAPIFSPSTQHRKHEGRSDAESDRPEHKSMPPSQSGDVKSPRTGSHLTGKRGAVVSSWRLSSNLESCLEEIQKSNPAFPVPTVFSTLLKKASEVQQESGPAGHCFNPESSQTHLKEKSRRGLVSERLPKRPKSDLAAEAVVGHCLQSGQDEKKQPRRTKLSCSQQSWSPVGLGNSCPTNLGWMNHNTPDTELIKASDQVQGDSSIEDVLWTDKYVPRHSSEVIGNFASVNKLHSWLKKWKLRADGDQRRQVEERKREDNNLWDCGDFQGEAGLEDRGKEPLGKAMLLTGPSGVGKTAAVYACAQELGFKVFEVNCSSQRSGRQVLSQLKEVTQSHLVDSPGEDPLKPAYFNNYSANSFTAKSVALPGKMQLAKNMASKSKTRAARNLSSSGRKFKAKPASVTLAHYFKMKGKADRLDISYRSTTGKPETEEVENSSAGCDQTVPKSKKTATSLIVFEEVDVVFEDEVGFLTAIKAFMATTKRPVVLTAGDPLFKERFDCYLDEIIFKTPSAVNICNYLQLVCLAEGFRLPSEDASSLFRLTCGDVRRCLLQLQLWVNSSRRWTSQGGKVPEEPISSQHWSATKGGSLDSTFPPWQAGCAAHMLGLHPVTQNYLLNFLKLGSWSETDMLKFLSMSWRRGVPLLYSNLELLLSTGAPESDSQLQTEPRRPGADLHILRLNHTIGSEVSQSSFKSSRLSRRRCTASVSDARSASDLPKKTQRASSFNETQSKAQSSCDKPEEHAAKTVANSLDGLADFFDLMSNIDAMLPHHISGTHTAEAFVWTGAAIKDGLLDESAEENGKSRNQDGLQEIRAAAEGLGCRRCWRRVTEAWTEAHKYKQTLNVKQWNRLQERLLLTTCFKRQNLSFTAQPPCAPSGWKYLSGTHLGLSKSAVQLLAEDFSLMKVQKDL, translated from the exons ATGAAGCGAAACAAACTCAAACGCAACAAAACCACCCTGAGCAAAGAGGGACCTCATCATGTGCAAACTGCAGTCATCGTGGTATCAGACAGGCAGGAAAACCCGTCCGCAGCTGACAGCGAGGAGAAGAAAAGCTCACTCTGCAGAGGATTTAAAATAGCTCCGATTTTCTCACCTTCGACTCAGCACAGGAAGCATGAAGGAAGATCTGATGCAGAGTCTGACCGGCCTGAACACAAATCAATGCCTCCTTCGCAGAGTGGTGACGTGAAGAGTCCACGCACTGGATCCCATCTGACAGGCAAGCGTGGAGCTGTGGTGTCCTCCTGGAGGTTATCTTCAAATCTGGAAAGCTGTCTGGAAGAAATCCAAAAGTCAAACCCAGCGTTTCCAGTTCCAACAGTTTTTAGCACTTTGCTGAAGAAAGCAAGCGAGGTGCAGCAGGAGTCAGGGCCTGCAG GGCATTGCTTCAATCCAGAGTCTTCGCAAACGCACTTAAAGGAGAAAAGTAGAAGAGGACTTGTCTCTGAGAGGCTACCAAAGCGACCGAAGTCTGACCTCGCTGCAGAGGCTGTGGTGGGACACTGTCTCCAGTCAGGACAGGATGAAAAGAAGCAGCCTAGAAGAACCAAGCTGAGTTGCTCTCAGCAGAGCTGGAGCCCAGTAGGCCTGGGGAACAGCTGTCCTACAAACCTTGGATGGATGAACCATAACACGCCAGACACCGAGCTAATAAAGGCCTCAGACCAGGTTCAGGGAG ATTCCTCTATCGAAGATGTTCTCTGGACCGACAAATATGTTCCACGACATTCAAGTGAAGTCATCGGTAATTTTGCCTCGGTGAATAAACTGCACAG ttggttgaagaaatggaagctAAGAGCTGACGGTGACCAGCGGAGGCAAGTGGAGGAAAGGAAACGAGAAGACAACA ATTTATGGGACTGTGGAGACTTCCAGGGTGAGGCTGGATTGGAGGATAGAGGAAAGGAGCCGCTGGGTAAAGCCATGCTGCTCACAGGACCCTCCGGTGTGGGCAAGACGGCTGCTGTGTACGCCTGCGCTCAGGAGCTCGGCTTCAAG GTATTTGAGGTGAACTGCTCCTCCCAGCGCAGCGGCCGGCAGGTTCTGTCTCAGCTGAAGGAGGTGACGCAGTCTCACCTCGTTGACTCTCCGGGGGAAGATCCACTGAAGCCTGCATACTTTAACAACTACAGTGCTAACAGCTTTACTGCTAAATCTGTGGCCTTACCAG GAAAAATGCAACTTGCTAAAAATATGGCCTCAAAGTCAAAAACACGTGCAGCTCGAAACCTAAGCTCGTCTGGTCGTAAATTCAAAGCTAAGCCAGCCTCTGTCACTTTGGCTCACTACTTTAAGATGAAGGGAAAAGCAGATCGCTTAGACATTTCCTACAGATCAACAACTGGAAAACCAGAGACAGAGGAAGTGGAAAACTCTTCTGCAGGATGTGATCAAACGGTGCCAAAGAGCAAAAAGACAGCCACGTCACTCATTGTGTTTGAGGAG GTTGATGTCGTATTTGAGGATGAAGTTGGCTTCCTGACAGCCATAAAGGCTTTCATGGCCACCACGAAGCGACCAGTCGTCCTGACCGCCGGTG atCCTCTGTTCAAAGAGCGATTTGACTGCTACCTGGACGAAATCATTTTCAAAACTCCATCAGCA GTGAATATCTGTAATTACCTGCAGCTGGTATGTCTGGCTGAAGGCTTTCGACTGCCTTCAGAAGACGCCAGCAGCCTCTTCAGACTCACATGTGGCGACGTTAGACGCTgcctgctgcagctgcagctctgGGTTAACAGTAGCAGACGATGGACCTCTCAGGGCGGAAAGGTTCCTGAAGAGCCAATCAGCTCACAGC acTGGAGCGCAACAAAAGGAGGCAGTTTAGACTCAACATTTCCTCCTTGGCAAGCAGGCTGCGCTGCACACATGTTGGGTCTCCATCCTGTAACCCAGAATTACCTTCTGAATTTCTTAAAG CTTGGGTCCTGGTCTGAAACAGACATGTTAAAGTTTCTGTCCATGAGCTGGAGAAGAGGTGTGCCTCTTCTCTATTCCAACCTGGAGCTCCTTCTCTCTACCGGAGCCCCTGAATCTGATTCCCAGCTGCAGACTGAGCCAAGACGTCCTGGCGCTGATCTGCACATCCTGCGACTGAATCACACCATCGGTTCAGAAGTGTCTCAGTCTAGCTTCAAATCTTCCAGGCTAAGCCGAAGGAGATGTACCGCTTCGGTGTCTGATGCCAGATCAGCTTCAGATTTACCCAAAAAAACTCAAAGAGCCTCATCATTCAATGAGACTCAGTCAAAAGCTCAGAGCTCATGTGACAAACCTGAAGAACATGCAGCCAAAACGGTTGCCAACTCTTTAGATGGCCTGGCAGATTTCTTTGACCTTATGTCAAACATCGATGCAATGCTGCCTCACCACATTTCAGGCACACACACGGCTGAAGCATTTGTTTGGACCGGAGCAGCTATAAAGGATGGTTTGTTGGATGAGTCGGCGGAGGAGAACGGCAAGAGTCGGAATCAGGACGGGCTTCAGGAAATTAGGGCAGCAGCTGAAGGTTTAGGGTGTCGCCGGTGCTGGAGGAGAGTTACTGAGGCGTGGACTGAAGCCCACAAATACAAACAGACACTGAATGTCAAGCAGTGGAACAGACTGCAAGAGAGATTGCTGCTAACTACCTGCTTTAAAAGACAGAATCTCAGCTTTACTGCTCAACCTCCATGTGCACCAAG TGGTTGGAAATACCTGAGCGGTACACATCTGGGCCTCTCAAAGTCTGCCGTCCAACTCCTGGCTGAGGATTTCTCTTTAATGAAAGTTCAGAAAGACTTGTGA
- the atad5b gene encoding ATPase family AAA domain-containing protein 5b isoform X1, with amino-acid sequence MKRNKLKRNKTTLSKEGPHHVQTAVIVVSDRQENPSAADSEEKKSSLCRGFKIAPIFSPSTQHRKHEGRSDAESDRPEHKSMPPSQSGDVKSPRTGSHLTGKRGAVVSSWRLSSNLESCLEEIQKSNPAFPVPTVFSTLLKKASEVQQESGPAGHCFNPESSQTHLKEKSRRGLVSERLPKRPKSDLAAEAVVGHCLQSGQDEKKQPRRTKLSCSQQSWSPVGLGNSCPTNLGWMNHNTPDTELIKASDQVQGDSSIEDVLWTDKYVPRHSSEVIGNFASVNKLHSWLKKWKLRADGDQRRQVEERKREDNNLWDCGDFQGEAGLEDRGKEPLGKAMLLTGPSGVGKTAAVYACAQELGFKVFEVNCSSQRSGRQVLSQLKEVTQSHLVDSPGEDPLKPAYFNNYSANSFTAKSVALPGKMQLAKNMASKSKTRAARNLSSSGRKFKAKPASVTLAHYFKMKGKADRLDISYRSTTGKPETEEVENSSAGCDQTVPKSKKTATSLIVFEEVDVVFEDEVGFLTAIKAFMATTKRPVVLTAGDPLFKERFDCYLDEIIFKTPSAVNICNYLQLVCLAEGFRLPSEDASSLFRLTCGDVRRCLLQLQLWVNSSRRWTSQGGKVPEEPISSQHWSATKGGSLDSTFPPWQAGCAAHMLGLHPVTQNYLLNFLKLGSWSETDMLKFLSMSWRRGVPLLYSNLELLLSTGAPESDSQLQTEPRRPGADLHILRLNHTIGSEVSQSSFKSSRLSRRRCTASVSDARSASDLPKKTQRASSFNETQSKAQSSCDKPEEHAAKTVANSLDGLADFFDLMSNIDAMLPHHISGTHTAEAFVWTGAAIKDGLLDESAEENGKSRNQDGLQEIRAAAEGLGCRRCWRRVTEAWTEAHKYKQTLNVKQWNRLQERLLLTTCFKRQNLSFTAQPPCAPSVSQRRFRLSRMVLSSKTFSLLGNRRAVSVDYLPVLRFICRTLGARQHRELGSGWKYLSGTHLGLSKSAVQLLAEDFSLMKVQKDL; translated from the exons ATGAAGCGAAACAAACTCAAACGCAACAAAACCACCCTGAGCAAAGAGGGACCTCATCATGTGCAAACTGCAGTCATCGTGGTATCAGACAGGCAGGAAAACCCGTCCGCAGCTGACAGCGAGGAGAAGAAAAGCTCACTCTGCAGAGGATTTAAAATAGCTCCGATTTTCTCACCTTCGACTCAGCACAGGAAGCATGAAGGAAGATCTGATGCAGAGTCTGACCGGCCTGAACACAAATCAATGCCTCCTTCGCAGAGTGGTGACGTGAAGAGTCCACGCACTGGATCCCATCTGACAGGCAAGCGTGGAGCTGTGGTGTCCTCCTGGAGGTTATCTTCAAATCTGGAAAGCTGTCTGGAAGAAATCCAAAAGTCAAACCCAGCGTTTCCAGTTCCAACAGTTTTTAGCACTTTGCTGAAGAAAGCAAGCGAGGTGCAGCAGGAGTCAGGGCCTGCAG GGCATTGCTTCAATCCAGAGTCTTCGCAAACGCACTTAAAGGAGAAAAGTAGAAGAGGACTTGTCTCTGAGAGGCTACCAAAGCGACCGAAGTCTGACCTCGCTGCAGAGGCTGTGGTGGGACACTGTCTCCAGTCAGGACAGGATGAAAAGAAGCAGCCTAGAAGAACCAAGCTGAGTTGCTCTCAGCAGAGCTGGAGCCCAGTAGGCCTGGGGAACAGCTGTCCTACAAACCTTGGATGGATGAACCATAACACGCCAGACACCGAGCTAATAAAGGCCTCAGACCAGGTTCAGGGAG ATTCCTCTATCGAAGATGTTCTCTGGACCGACAAATATGTTCCACGACATTCAAGTGAAGTCATCGGTAATTTTGCCTCGGTGAATAAACTGCACAG ttggttgaagaaatggaagctAAGAGCTGACGGTGACCAGCGGAGGCAAGTGGAGGAAAGGAAACGAGAAGACAACA ATTTATGGGACTGTGGAGACTTCCAGGGTGAGGCTGGATTGGAGGATAGAGGAAAGGAGCCGCTGGGTAAAGCCATGCTGCTCACAGGACCCTCCGGTGTGGGCAAGACGGCTGCTGTGTACGCCTGCGCTCAGGAGCTCGGCTTCAAG GTATTTGAGGTGAACTGCTCCTCCCAGCGCAGCGGCCGGCAGGTTCTGTCTCAGCTGAAGGAGGTGACGCAGTCTCACCTCGTTGACTCTCCGGGGGAAGATCCACTGAAGCCTGCATACTTTAACAACTACAGTGCTAACAGCTTTACTGCTAAATCTGTGGCCTTACCAG GAAAAATGCAACTTGCTAAAAATATGGCCTCAAAGTCAAAAACACGTGCAGCTCGAAACCTAAGCTCGTCTGGTCGTAAATTCAAAGCTAAGCCAGCCTCTGTCACTTTGGCTCACTACTTTAAGATGAAGGGAAAAGCAGATCGCTTAGACATTTCCTACAGATCAACAACTGGAAAACCAGAGACAGAGGAAGTGGAAAACTCTTCTGCAGGATGTGATCAAACGGTGCCAAAGAGCAAAAAGACAGCCACGTCACTCATTGTGTTTGAGGAG GTTGATGTCGTATTTGAGGATGAAGTTGGCTTCCTGACAGCCATAAAGGCTTTCATGGCCACCACGAAGCGACCAGTCGTCCTGACCGCCGGTG atCCTCTGTTCAAAGAGCGATTTGACTGCTACCTGGACGAAATCATTTTCAAAACTCCATCAGCA GTGAATATCTGTAATTACCTGCAGCTGGTATGTCTGGCTGAAGGCTTTCGACTGCCTTCAGAAGACGCCAGCAGCCTCTTCAGACTCACATGTGGCGACGTTAGACGCTgcctgctgcagctgcagctctgGGTTAACAGTAGCAGACGATGGACCTCTCAGGGCGGAAAGGTTCCTGAAGAGCCAATCAGCTCACAGC acTGGAGCGCAACAAAAGGAGGCAGTTTAGACTCAACATTTCCTCCTTGGCAAGCAGGCTGCGCTGCACACATGTTGGGTCTCCATCCTGTAACCCAGAATTACCTTCTGAATTTCTTAAAG CTTGGGTCCTGGTCTGAAACAGACATGTTAAAGTTTCTGTCCATGAGCTGGAGAAGAGGTGTGCCTCTTCTCTATTCCAACCTGGAGCTCCTTCTCTCTACCGGAGCCCCTGAATCTGATTCCCAGCTGCAGACTGAGCCAAGACGTCCTGGCGCTGATCTGCACATCCTGCGACTGAATCACACCATCGGTTCAGAAGTGTCTCAGTCTAGCTTCAAATCTTCCAGGCTAAGCCGAAGGAGATGTACCGCTTCGGTGTCTGATGCCAGATCAGCTTCAGATTTACCCAAAAAAACTCAAAGAGCCTCATCATTCAATGAGACTCAGTCAAAAGCTCAGAGCTCATGTGACAAACCTGAAGAACATGCAGCCAAAACGGTTGCCAACTCTTTAGATGGCCTGGCAGATTTCTTTGACCTTATGTCAAACATCGATGCAATGCTGCCTCACCACATTTCAGGCACACACACGGCTGAAGCATTTGTTTGGACCGGAGCAGCTATAAAGGATGGTTTGTTGGATGAGTCGGCGGAGGAGAACGGCAAGAGTCGGAATCAGGACGGGCTTCAGGAAATTAGGGCAGCAGCTGAAGGTTTAGGGTGTCGCCGGTGCTGGAGGAGAGTTACTGAGGCGTGGACTGAAGCCCACAAATACAAACAGACACTGAATGTCAAGCAGTGGAACAGACTGCAAGAGAGATTGCTGCTAACTACCTGCTTTAAAAGACAGAATCTCAGCTTTACTGCTCAACCTCCATGTGCACCAAG TGTGTCCCAAAGGAGGTTCCGATTGAGCCGGATGGTGCTCAGCAGTAAGACCTTCAGCCTGCTGGGTAACAGACGGGCCGTCTCTGTCGACTACCTGCCCGTTCTCCGCTTCATCTGTCGCACGCTTGGTGCACGACAGCACAGAGAGCTAGGGAG TGGTTGGAAATACCTGAGCGGTACACATCTGGGCCTCTCAAAGTCTGCCGTCCAACTCCTGGCTGAGGATTTCTCTTTAATGAAAGTTCAGAAAGACTTGTGA